In one Bacteroidota bacterium genomic region, the following are encoded:
- a CDS encoding restriction endonuclease produces MEWILVIIGLFLLFGIVSWIRDAFADAKSYRKLKPELDALNSEKEKFAKEKEDTYQHIEKITRQRSMGFPWLAEAFADYFALRDGKLEKYLTYKSHPAYTAAEAVRQTKKEKRELVKENKILTYKISYFTKLFPWLEDLIAIDENEYIPVEVGVPEEEGEEEDSVKKLLTQEEYRALPSVERNQLALDRYLKSRNKSKWAIGRDYEMYVGHLYEHDGYSVEYKGIIDGFEDLGRDVIAKKENETCIIQCKHWAQYKDIHEKHIFQLFGTTMEYWIQHFGGKKHTFSEFSKLLNEHRLRPIFFTSTTLSDKAKEMAAALNIEVVENHPLGEFPRIKCNLNLDEFGKRTKIYHLPMDQQYDRTIVGNREGEFYAFTVKEAEDAGFRRAFRHRFGNKK; encoded by the coding sequence ATGGAATGGATCCTTGTAATCATAGGTTTGTTTTTACTCTTCGGAATTGTCTCGTGGATACGAGACGCTTTTGCAGATGCGAAATCGTATCGGAAATTAAAGCCAGAACTCGACGCACTTAATAGCGAAAAAGAGAAATTTGCCAAAGAGAAAGAAGATACATACCAACACATTGAGAAGATTACGCGTCAGCGTTCGATGGGATTCCCGTGGCTTGCTGAAGCATTTGCAGATTACTTTGCATTAAGAGACGGGAAACTTGAAAAATATCTCACATATAAAAGTCATCCTGCGTATACTGCCGCAGAAGCAGTACGGCAAACAAAAAAAGAAAAACGAGAACTCGTAAAGGAGAATAAAATCCTCACATATAAAATTTCATATTTCACCAAATTATTTCCATGGCTTGAGGATTTAATTGCGATAGACGAGAACGAATATATCCCCGTTGAGGTTGGAGTACCCGAAGAAGAGGGCGAGGAAGAGGATTCTGTTAAGAAACTCCTTACACAAGAAGAATATCGAGCACTCCCATCGGTAGAAAGAAATCAGCTCGCGTTAGATCGTTATCTAAAAAGCCGCAATAAATCGAAATGGGCTATTGGCCGAGATTACGAAATGTATGTTGGTCACCTATATGAGCACGATGGGTATTCAGTTGAATACAAAGGGATTATAGATGGCTTTGAAGATTTGGGACGAGATGTCATTGCAAAAAAAGAAAATGAAACTTGCATCATACAATGTAAGCATTGGGCACAGTATAAAGATATTCATGAAAAGCATATTTTTCAGCTATTCGGTACAACAATGGAATACTGGATACAACATTTCGGCGGCAAGAAGCACACTTTCAGTGAGTTCTCAAAACTACTTAATGAACACAGGCTACGTCCTATTTTCTTCACTTCAACAACCTTGTCTGACAAAGCAAAAGAAATGGCAGCCGCGTTGAATATTGAAGTAGTAGAAAACCATCCGCTTGGCGAGTTCCCCAGAATAAAATGCAATCTAAATTTGGACGAATTTGGAAAGCGGACAAAGATTTACCATTTACCAATGGACCAACAATACGATCGTACTATTGTCGGCAATCGTGAGGGAGAATTTTATGCTTTTACTGTGAAAGAAGCGGAGGATGCTGGTTTTAGAAGAGCATTTCGGCATAGATTTGGAAATAAGAAATAA